Proteins encoded in a region of the Triticum dicoccoides isolate Atlit2015 ecotype Zavitan chromosome 3A, WEW_v2.0, whole genome shotgun sequence genome:
- the LOC119272515 gene encoding uncharacterized protein LOC119272515 — translation MVNNFRNKSQCKFCGSQPMHTCIMQNGQDYNMQQTSIQNPSQAAGYCPVYQPLLARGQDQYTSFSNASSQLAFPNLSAYTTLNDIRQWTSIPEGEISVEDVHPLIVPTQIQETYGSFRCGQVLLQWDKPHMEPKEHWNFLDELMPLHSTQSRFYGESLPSTSLMDKAHKLLASTSSGDSVLKMITGVTSRATQTPQRRGVLIRPIEPYDSNADIFRPPVKKQRNAKYQLRFVNRVCNDYYTQEQIKSGDGSLLKVALYDENNRVVTSGPLSSASVEVVLLHGDFNVEGQDYWTSEEFSACLVHSQSLEEPPALGGDRVLALTDGEAALGNVSFQISSFHARTGKFKMGVEIKNVREESVQQGITSPFLVRVRQGEESSHHRITSPEALLRVRMELPKQVCGALQCDARERASSDQSSPERNVLVASKVEDHDSIVQSGSGVLLFPAPPPSSEQARVPQPEPGLKCPRCDSTNTKFCYFNNYSLTQPRHFCQACRRYWTRGGALRNVPSCHAKRSAKRSAKRCAKSKASAGEPAATATPSSALTATKPNTTSCIGAAPPGLHQYSMFCTKSESPHSNRFADNFDLASRRLGSPARLLFADGGVHHQPVLQGMFDLGLQSGGGNCEDGASSTTN, via the exons ATGGTCAACAATTTTCGCAACAAATCCCAATGCAAATTTTGTGGCAGCCAACCAATGCACACATGCATAATGCAAAATG GTCAAGACTACAATAtgcaacaaacaagcattcaaaaTCCATCGCAGGCAGCAG GATATTGTCCAGTCTATCAACCCTTACTTGCTCGTGGACAAGATCAGTACACTAGTTTCTCTAATGCAAGTTCTCAACTTGCATTTCCGAACCTTTCAGCATACACGACATTGAATGATATTCGCCAG TGGACTTCCATCCCTGAAGGGGAGATATCTGTGGAAGATGTACATCCTTTAATTGTCCCGACACAAATTCAAGAGACTT ATGGGTCATTTAGATGTGGTCAAGTACTACTTCAATGGGATAAACCTCATATGGAGCCCAAGGAACACTGGAACTTTCTTGACGAGCTCATGCCGCTGCATAGCACACAGTCAAGGTTTTATGGAGAAAGTTTACCCAGTACAAGCCTCATGGATAAAGCCCATAAATTACTGGCCAGTACTTCATCAGGTGATTCTGTTTTGAAGATGATTACTGGTGTTACGAGTCGAGCCACGCAAACTCCTCAGAGGAGAGGCGTTCTCATTCGTCCCATTGAGCCATATGATTCAAACGCTGA CATTTTCAGGCCACCAGTTAAGAAGCAAAGGAATGCCAAATATCAACTGCGGTTTGTCAATAGGGTTTGCAATGACTACTACACCCAGGAACAAATCAAATCAGGGGATGGGAGTCTGTTAAAGGTAGCTTTGTATGATGAGAATAATCGGGTAGTCACATCTGGTCCGCTGTCTTCAGCTTCTGTGGAGGTCGTACTACTTCATGGCGATTTCAATGTCGAAGGTCAAGATTATTGGACATCAGAGGAGTTCAGTGCCTGCCTAGTGCATTCACAATCCTTAGAAGAACCACCAGCCCTGGGAGGTGACCGTGTCTTGGCACTGACTGATGGAGAGGCAGCCCTTGGTAATGTCAGTTTCCAGATTTCCTCCTTCCATGCCAGAACAGGAAAGTTCAAGATGGGTGTTGAGATTAAAAACGTACGAGAAGAGAGTGTTCAACAAGGAATCACTAGCCCATTTCTCGTGAGAGTTCGTCAAGGGGAAG AATCAAGTCACCATCGGATCACATCTCCCGAAGCGTTGCTCAGAGTAAGAATGGAATTGCCCAAACAAGTCTGCGGGGCGCTGCAGTGCGATGCCAGGGAACGCGCGTCGTCG GATCAGTCGTCGCCGGAGAGAAATGTCTTGGTGGCGTCGAAGGTGGAGGACCATGACAGCATAGTACAGAGCGGGAGCGGCGTGTTATTATTCCCAGCCCCGCCGCCGTCGTCGGAGCAGGCACGGGTGCCGCAGCCGGAGCCGGGGCTCAAGTGCCCGCGCTGCGACTCCACCAACACCAAGTTCTGCTACTTCAACAACTACTCCCTCACCCAGCCCCGTCACTTCTGCCAAGCATGCCGCCGCTATTGGACCCGCGGCGGCGCGCTCCGCAACGTCCCCAGCTGCCACGCCAAGCGCAGCGCCAAACGAAGCGCCAAGCGTTGCGCCAAGTCCAAGGCCTCCGCCGGAGAACCCGCGGCGACAGCGACACCATCGTCCGCATTGACGGCAACGAAGCCCAACACTACTTCTTGCATCGGCGCCGCACCGCCGGGTCTCCACCAGTACTCCATGTTCTGCACCAAGAGCGAGTCGCCGCACAGCAATCGGTTCGCCGACAACTTCGACCTGGCGAGCCGCCGCCTCGGCTCCCCCGCTAGGCTGCTCTTTGCTGACGGAGGCGTGCACCACCAGCCGGTGTTGCAGGGAATGTTCGACTTAGGGCTACAGAGCGGCGGCGGCAATTGCGAGGACGGAGCCAGTTCCACCACCAATTGA